The Polyangiaceae bacterium genome includes a region encoding these proteins:
- a CDS encoding leucine--tRNA ligase, translating to MAYDHGAVESRWQKYWEEHDTFRVSRRPGRPKIYVLDMFPYPSGAGLHVGHPEGYTATDIVARFKRMNGFDVLHPMGWDAFGLPAEQHAINTGTHPAATTRDNIEIFRRQLKSLGFFYDWSREVNTTDPGYFKWTQWIFLKLFERGLAFQAEIPVNWCPALGTVLANEEVIDGKSERGGFPVVREPLRQWQLRITAYADRLAEELEPLDWPETKQKQREWIGKSEGAEVDFPLVGQADKLTVYTTRPDTLFGATYMVIAPDHPLTLAITTPEHRAEVEVYVAAAARKSDMERTALNKDKTGVATGAFAVNPLNGKEIPIFTADYVLGAYGTGAIMAVPGHDERDFEFAQRFSLPVVEVVSPDGALHEKLDAAWTEDGVAVRSGQFDGLRTPEMKAKITEFLQAEGIGRRKVNYKLRDWVFSRQRYWGEPIPIYFPVKTQGDPRRGDAYEIDYGQPRAVSEAELPLLLPELDDYKPGDPAGPLAKALDWRFFQKDGQWYARETNTMPQWAGSCWYYLRFLDPQNDREIFSQKAYDDWMPVDLYMGGSEHAVLHLLYARFWHKVLFDIGVVKHPEPFSKLVHQGMILGEPQMTAYRDASGAFVSAELAKSLNDDQVVHRETGAPLEVAKLDESAVEKRAGQFVLKAEPAVKVQSIAFKMSKSRGNVVNPDDVVREAGADSLRVYEMFMGPLEQVKPWQTAGIQGVRRFLDRVHTLATRELSAEPMELETAKLVHRTVKKVGEDIEALRFNTAISAMMILANHLNGLQKTPREALEKLSLCLSPFAPHLAEELWEMLGHAPPILDAPWPSFDPELCVDEQLELAVQVNGKVRGRALLAKDAAEDVARAAALEDENVRRHVEGKQIRKVVYVPGRVLNLIVS from the coding sequence ATGGCTTACGACCACGGCGCCGTCGAATCGCGCTGGCAGAAGTACTGGGAAGAGCACGACACCTTCCGGGTCAGCCGCCGCCCCGGGCGGCCGAAGATCTACGTGCTCGACATGTTCCCGTATCCATCCGGCGCTGGCCTCCACGTGGGCCACCCGGAGGGCTACACCGCCACGGACATCGTCGCGCGCTTCAAGCGCATGAACGGCTTCGACGTGCTGCACCCGATGGGCTGGGACGCCTTCGGGCTGCCGGCGGAGCAGCACGCGATCAACACCGGCACCCACCCCGCGGCGACCACCCGAGACAACATCGAGATCTTCCGGCGCCAGCTCAAATCCCTGGGTTTTTTCTACGATTGGTCGCGAGAGGTGAACACCACCGATCCCGGCTACTTCAAGTGGACGCAGTGGATCTTCCTCAAGCTCTTCGAGCGGGGCCTGGCTTTTCAGGCCGAAATCCCGGTCAACTGGTGCCCCGCGCTGGGCACCGTGCTGGCCAACGAAGAGGTCATCGACGGTAAGAGCGAGCGCGGAGGTTTCCCGGTCGTGCGCGAGCCGCTCCGGCAGTGGCAGCTGCGCATCACCGCCTACGCCGACCGGCTCGCCGAGGAGCTCGAGCCGCTGGACTGGCCCGAGACCAAGCAGAAGCAGCGGGAGTGGATCGGCAAGAGCGAAGGCGCCGAGGTGGATTTCCCGCTGGTCGGGCAGGCGGACAAGCTGACCGTGTACACCACGCGGCCCGACACGCTGTTCGGTGCGACGTACATGGTGATCGCGCCGGACCACCCGCTGACCCTCGCGATCACGACGCCAGAGCACCGCGCCGAGGTCGAGGTCTACGTGGCGGCGGCGGCGCGCAAGAGCGACATGGAGCGCACGGCGCTCAACAAGGACAAGACCGGAGTCGCCACCGGCGCCTTCGCGGTGAACCCGCTGAACGGCAAAGAAATCCCCATTTTCACCGCGGATTACGTGCTGGGGGCCTACGGCACGGGCGCCATCATGGCGGTGCCCGGACACGACGAGCGCGACTTCGAGTTCGCGCAGAGGTTCTCCCTGCCCGTGGTCGAGGTGGTGAGCCCCGACGGCGCGCTGCACGAGAAGCTCGACGCCGCCTGGACCGAAGACGGCGTGGCCGTGCGCTCCGGGCAGTTCGACGGTCTGCGCACGCCCGAGATGAAGGCGAAGATCACCGAGTTCTTGCAGGCCGAGGGCATCGGCCGCAGGAAGGTGAACTACAAGCTGCGCGACTGGGTTTTCTCGCGGCAGCGCTACTGGGGCGAGCCCATCCCCATCTACTTCCCAGTGAAGACCCAGGGCGATCCGCGCCGGGGCGACGCCTACGAGATCGACTACGGCCAGCCCAGAGCCGTGAGCGAAGCCGAGCTCCCGCTGCTCCTGCCCGAGCTCGACGACTACAAGCCGGGCGACCCTGCGGGCCCGCTGGCGAAGGCGCTGGACTGGCGCTTCTTCCAGAAAGACGGCCAGTGGTACGCCCGCGAGACCAACACCATGCCGCAGTGGGCCGGCTCGTGCTGGTACTACCTGCGCTTCCTGGATCCGCAGAACGACCGCGAAATCTTCAGCCAGAAGGCCTACGACGACTGGATGCCGGTGGACCTGTACATGGGCGGCAGCGAGCACGCCGTGCTGCACCTGCTCTACGCGCGCTTCTGGCACAAAGTGCTGTTCGACATCGGCGTGGTGAAGCACCCCGAGCCCTTCAGTAAGTTGGTCCACCAAGGGATGATCCTGGGCGAGCCGCAGATGACGGCCTATCGCGACGCGAGCGGCGCCTTCGTCTCGGCGGAGCTGGCCAAGAGCCTGAACGACGACCAGGTCGTGCACCGCGAGACGGGCGCCCCGCTCGAGGTTGCCAAGCTGGACGAGAGCGCGGTCGAGAAGCGCGCGGGTCAGTTCGTGCTCAAGGCCGAGCCGGCGGTGAAGGTGCAGTCCATCGCCTTCAAGATGAGCAAGAGTCGGGGCAACGTCGTGAACCCCGACGACGTCGTGAGAGAGGCGGGCGCCGACAGCCTGCGGGTGTACGAGATGTTCATGGGCCCCCTCGAGCAGGTGAAGCCCTGGCAGACCGCCGGCATCCAAGGCGTGCGGCGTTTCCTGGACCGGGTGCACACGCTCGCGACCCGGGAGCTGTCCGCCGAGCCGATGGAGCTCGAGACCGCCAAGCTGGTGCACCGGACGGTGAAGAAGGTCGGGGAGGACATCGAGGCGCTGCGCTTCAACACCGCCATCAGCGCGATGATGATCCTCGCCAATCACCTCAATGGGCTACAGAAAACCCCTCGAGAAGCTTTGGAAAAATTGAGTCTGTGCCTGTCGCCGTTCGCGCCCCACCTGGCGGAGGAGCTGTGGGAGATGCTGGGCCATGCGCCGCCGATCCTGGATGCGCCGTGGCCGAGCTTCGACCCGGAGCTGTGCGTGGACGAGCAGCTCGAGCTCGCCGTGCAGGTGAACGGAAAAGTCAGGGGTCGCGCGCTCTTGGCGAAGGACGCAGCGGAGGACGTGGCGCGCGCCGCGGCCCTCGAAGACGAGAACGTGCGGCGCCATGTGGAGGGCAAGCAGATCCGCAAGGTGGTGTACGTGCCGGGGAGGGTGCTGAACCTCATCGTGAGCTGA
- a CDS encoding ribonuclease H-like domain-containing protein, protein MDLLRRLSLLGPGRPAAAAVPAEKQATLDELRARMADILGRPPPEPVLPDPEATLLPFVRRETEHGPLCARQERLGRSHRVGRMCVDEAARADPRILALLALDPRLAEVDLRRALYVDTETTGLGGGAGVLAFLVGLAWFDADGVLVMEQLLLQRPGEEDALLEVLRERVEAASVLVSYNGKAFDLPLLRGRYVMNRRPPLPERPHLDLLHVARRLHKRRLGACRLIALEADVLGYVRVGDIEGGEVAARYAHYLRSGDEGALSAVVDHNALDVVSMAALVGLYGEPFEALHDEDLIGLAEVLHRAKDLERAQRAAEAAVARALDPEALRVRAQIAKARGDRAAALLDFEALARDVDDPAVRLELAKLYEHHVKAPDKALELLERGTGERAEDAERRRVRLERKARKQAKAGG, encoded by the coding sequence GTGGATCTGTTGCGCCGCCTCTCGCTGCTCGGCCCCGGCCGGCCCGCCGCGGCCGCCGTGCCGGCGGAGAAGCAGGCGACCCTCGACGAGCTGCGCGCGCGCATGGCCGACATCCTCGGGCGCCCGCCGCCCGAGCCGGTGTTGCCCGATCCCGAGGCCACGCTGTTGCCGTTCGTGCGCCGCGAGACTGAGCACGGCCCGCTCTGCGCGCGCCAGGAGCGGCTCGGGCGCTCGCACCGCGTCGGTCGCATGTGCGTGGACGAAGCGGCTCGTGCCGACCCGCGCATCCTCGCCTTGTTGGCGCTCGATCCGCGCCTGGCCGAGGTCGACCTCCGCCGCGCGCTCTACGTGGACACCGAGACCACCGGGCTGGGGGGAGGCGCCGGCGTGCTCGCGTTCCTGGTGGGCCTCGCCTGGTTCGACGCCGACGGCGTGCTGGTGATGGAGCAGCTCTTGCTGCAACGCCCCGGTGAAGAGGACGCCTTGCTCGAGGTCTTGCGCGAGCGCGTCGAGGCGGCGAGCGTGCTCGTCAGCTACAACGGCAAAGCCTTCGATCTGCCGCTGTTGCGCGGGCGCTACGTGATGAACCGGCGCCCGCCGCTGCCGGAGCGCCCGCACCTCGACCTGCTGCACGTGGCGCGTAGGCTGCACAAGAGACGCCTCGGCGCTTGCCGCCTGATCGCCCTGGAGGCGGACGTCCTGGGCTACGTGCGCGTGGGGGACATCGAGGGCGGCGAGGTGGCGGCCCGTTACGCGCACTACCTCCGGAGCGGCGACGAGGGCGCGCTCTCGGCGGTCGTCGATCACAACGCCCTGGACGTCGTCAGCATGGCGGCGCTGGTCGGCCTCTACGGCGAGCCGTTCGAGGCGCTGCACGACGAGGACTTGATCGGCCTGGCAGAGGTGCTGCACCGCGCGAAGGATCTGGAGCGGGCCCAGCGCGCCGCCGAAGCCGCCGTGGCTCGCGCGCTGGATCCCGAGGCGCTGCGCGTCCGCGCCCAGATCGCCAAGGCGCGGGGCGATCGCGCGGCGGCGCTCCTCGACTTCGAGGCGTTGGCTCGGGACGTGGACGATCCGGCGGTGCGGCTCGAGCTGGCGAAGCTCTACGAGCACCACGTGAAGGCGCCCGACAAGGCCCTCGAGCTCCTCGAACGCGGGACCGGCGAGCGCGCCGAGGACGCCGAGCGACGCCGCGTTCGGCTCGAGCGGAAAGCCCGGAAACAGGCCAAAGCGGGCGGCTGA
- a CDS encoding dephospho-CoA kinase: protein MGIVVFGLTGGIGSGKSTVAARFRARGLPVIDADALAREVVARGTPGLAEIRARFGDAVLDAHGELDRKRLAEVVFHDPDARRDLNAITHPRVRDLAMERVQELDARGEPLACYEVPLLVETGLAEVLRPLVVVVVDVATQIERSMRRDGSTREHTEARIAAQLPLADKAKLADHVIDNSGSEAETLTQADQVLDEICRKNGVDPARYPRP from the coding sequence ATGGGCATCGTCGTGTTCGGCCTCACCGGCGGCATCGGCTCCGGCAAGAGCACCGTCGCCGCGCGCTTCCGCGCCCGCGGCCTGCCGGTGATCGACGCGGACGCGCTGGCCCGCGAGGTGGTCGCTCGGGGCACGCCGGGCCTCGCGGAGATCCGCGCGCGCTTCGGCGACGCGGTGCTCGACGCGCACGGCGAGCTCGACCGCAAGCGCCTCGCCGAGGTGGTGTTCCACGACCCGGACGCGCGCCGCGACCTGAACGCCATCACGCATCCGCGCGTGCGCGACTTGGCGATGGAGCGCGTGCAGGAGCTCGACGCCCGGGGCGAGCCTCTCGCCTGCTACGAGGTCCCGCTGCTCGTCGAGACCGGCCTGGCCGAGGTGCTGCGCCCGCTGGTGGTGGTGGTGGTGGACGTGGCGACGCAGATCGAGCGCAGCATGCGCCGCGACGGCAGCACGCGGGAGCACACCGAGGCGCGCATCGCGGCGCAGCTGCCCCTCGCCGACAAGGCGAAGCTCGCCGACCACGTGATCGACAACTCGGGCTCGGAGGCGGAGACGCTCACGCAGGCGGACCAGGTTCTCGACGAAATTTGCCGGAAAAATGGCGTCGATCCGGCGAGGTATCCGCGGCCGTAG
- a CDS encoding type II toxin-antitoxin system PemK/MazF family toxin, which translates to MRQGEVVWFRFAGEGSEPAGRRPAVVIQDDRFNASAINTSVVAAITSNLRLGEMPGNVRLRKGEAGLPRASVVNVTQLRTVDRARIGKPLGKLSAARVREIQLGLALVLGIDRLNEP; encoded by the coding sequence ATGCGACAGGGGGAGGTCGTCTGGTTTCGCTTCGCGGGTGAAGGTTCCGAGCCGGCGGGGCGACGACCTGCCGTCGTCATCCAGGACGACCGCTTCAACGCGAGCGCGATCAACACCTCCGTCGTTGCTGCGATCACCTCGAACCTTCGTTTGGGAGAGATGCCGGGGAACGTCAGGCTACGCAAGGGGGAGGCCGGTCTGCCACGCGCGAGCGTCGTGAACGTCACCCAGCTTCGAACCGTGGACCGCGCGCGGATCGGCAAGCCTCTGGGCAAACTGAGCGCCGCGCGCGTTCGCGAGATCCAGCTCGGGCTCGCGCTGGTGCTCGGAATCGACCGACTGAACGAGCCTTGA
- the folD gene encoding bifunctional methylenetetrahydrofolate dehydrogenase/methenyltetrahydrofolate cyclohydrolase FolD: MAKLIDGKLIAKAVRDEVASGVKDFVARHGRRPGLHVVLAGDDAASAVYVRNKEKAAEEVGMAGAVHRLPASVSQAELLELVQRLNADPTVDGILVQLPLPKGVSSEPVLDAVDPAKDVDGFHPVNVGALWTGKPGLVPCTPRGCMRLLHEAGAALVGARAVVIGRSNIVGKPMAALLLAEHATVTLAHSRTRDLPGVCLQADVIVAAVGRAKMVKSEWVKPGAIVIDVGMNRDEHGKLCGDVDFAGVEPVAGAITPVPGGVGPMTIAMLLDNTLRAARARL; encoded by the coding sequence GTGGCCAAGCTCATCGACGGCAAGCTGATTGCCAAGGCGGTTCGGGACGAAGTCGCGTCGGGCGTGAAGGACTTCGTGGCGCGGCACGGCCGGCGGCCCGGGCTGCACGTGGTGCTCGCAGGTGACGACGCCGCCAGCGCCGTCTACGTGCGGAACAAGGAGAAGGCCGCGGAGGAGGTCGGCATGGCCGGGGCCGTGCACCGGCTGCCGGCGAGCGTCAGCCAGGCGGAGCTCCTCGAGCTGGTCCAGCGCCTGAACGCCGACCCGACGGTGGACGGCATCCTGGTGCAGCTGCCCTTGCCCAAGGGCGTGTCCTCCGAGCCGGTGCTCGACGCCGTCGATCCGGCCAAGGACGTGGACGGGTTTCACCCCGTCAACGTCGGCGCGCTCTGGACCGGCAAACCCGGGCTCGTGCCCTGCACGCCACGGGGCTGCATGCGCCTGCTCCACGAAGCCGGCGCCGCGCTCGTGGGGGCTCGCGCGGTGGTGATCGGCCGCAGCAACATCGTGGGCAAGCCCATGGCGGCGTTGCTCCTCGCCGAGCACGCCACGGTGACGCTCGCCCACTCGCGGACCCGGGACCTGCCCGGCGTGTGCCTGCAGGCGGACGTGATCGTGGCCGCGGTGGGCCGCGCCAAGATGGTGAAGAGCGAGTGGGTGAAGCCGGGTGCCATCGTGATCGACGTGGGCATGAACCGCGACGAGCACGGCAAGCTGTGCGGCGACGTGGACTTCGCCGGCGTCGAGCCGGTCGCGGGTGCGATCACGCCGGTGCCCGGCGGGGTCGGGCCGATGACCATCGCGATGCTCCTGGACAACACGCTCAGGGCCGCCCGCGCGCGGCTCTGA
- a CDS encoding prolipoprotein diacylglyceryl transferase yields the protein MQGRLFTLFEIPFPSYFVLLLTGFLFATIAGALWAKRVGQDPDVVVDLGLAMLLAGVVGARLLHVLADGYFMDYVHLCTDPSKVDWRITRDECLSPRYGGVWDAAKQVCHPTEVDCFAWAKFWAGGLTYYGGFIGASVAGWYLLKRDRFPFWKAADMAGMVIPIGLGFGRMGCLLAGCCFGSPLKSKWAMVFPSHSPASESQFKAGLLSSPFEPSLPVHPTQMYESAASFAIAGALILGLHGRKRYDGQVFLAFVALYALARFVIEFFRSDDRGGLFGLSTSQLIGLGLVAAALAGHRALLRRKLA from the coding sequence ATGCAAGGCCGCCTCTTCACGCTCTTCGAGATCCCGTTCCCGAGCTACTTCGTCCTGCTCCTGACCGGGTTCCTGTTCGCGACCATCGCCGGCGCGCTGTGGGCGAAGCGGGTGGGGCAGGACCCGGACGTGGTCGTGGACCTGGGCCTGGCGATGCTGCTCGCGGGCGTGGTCGGCGCGCGCCTCCTGCACGTGCTCGCCGACGGCTACTTCATGGACTACGTGCACCTGTGCACGGATCCCTCGAAGGTGGACTGGCGCATCACCCGCGACGAGTGCCTGAGCCCGCGCTACGGCGGCGTCTGGGACGCGGCCAAGCAGGTCTGCCACCCCACCGAGGTGGACTGCTTCGCCTGGGCGAAATTCTGGGCCGGCGGCTTGACCTACTACGGCGGGTTCATCGGCGCGTCCGTCGCCGGCTGGTACCTGCTGAAGCGCGATCGATTTCCGTTCTGGAAGGCCGCGGACATGGCGGGGATGGTGATCCCCATCGGCCTGGGCTTCGGACGCATGGGCTGCTTGCTCGCGGGCTGTTGCTTCGGCTCGCCGCTGAAGAGCAAGTGGGCGATGGTGTTCCCGTCACACAGCCCGGCCAGCGAATCGCAGTTCAAGGCGGGCCTGCTGAGCTCGCCTTTCGAGCCGTCGCTCCCGGTTCACCCCACGCAGATGTACGAGTCCGCCGCCTCGTTCGCCATCGCGGGCGCGCTGATCCTGGGACTGCACGGCCGCAAGCGCTACGACGGTCAGGTGTTCCTGGCGTTCGTGGCCCTGTACGCCCTCGCCCGCTTCGTGATCGAGTTCTTCCGCAGCGACGACCGCGGCGGGCTCTTCGGCCTGAGCACCTCGCAGCTCATCGGCCTCGGTCTGGTCGCGGCGGCGCTGGCGGGCCACCGCGCGCTGCTGCGGCGAAAGCTCGCCTGA
- the lspA gene encoding signal peptidase II: MSDVTDPPRAEDSAEPTATPSAEAEPEPPATPSSDAEPSAAAQGPAEPAAESAEPSAAAPSALAPAPKAPTQEELEALQRRPSFVFFGVLAAVALVSDIGSKAWAEVALSKRTAFEPSITLIKDHLAFTLAYNRGGAWGLLHDANESIRRPFFLLVSVLAIAFIVSLYSRLAPTQRALKWGLPLVLGGALGNLSDRITRSSVVDFIDYHALWIEKMNAFIAKYAKGWTVTDHWPTFNVADIFICVGVGLMAVDMVTSRRKPAASSNAPPGAPPPAPPEEPKVAAPPAPEAPAAAPPGS; encoded by the coding sequence ATGAGTGACGTGACGGACCCGCCCCGCGCCGAGGACAGCGCCGAGCCCACGGCGACTCCGAGCGCTGAAGCGGAGCCAGAGCCCCCGGCGACTCCAAGCTCTGACGCGGAGCCGAGCGCCGCCGCGCAGGGCCCCGCCGAGCCGGCCGCCGAGTCCGCCGAGCCGAGCGCTGCCGCGCCGAGCGCCCTGGCGCCCGCCCCGAAGGCGCCGACCCAGGAGGAGCTCGAAGCGCTCCAGCGCCGGCCTTCGTTCGTGTTCTTCGGCGTGCTCGCCGCCGTCGCGCTGGTCTCCGACATCGGATCGAAGGCATGGGCCGAGGTCGCGCTCAGCAAGCGCACCGCGTTCGAGCCGAGCATCACGCTGATCAAGGATCACCTGGCCTTCACCCTGGCCTACAACCGCGGCGGGGCTTGGGGGCTCCTGCACGACGCCAACGAGAGCATCCGGCGGCCGTTCTTCCTCTTGGTGAGCGTGCTCGCCATCGCCTTCATCGTCTCGCTCTACAGTCGCCTGGCGCCGACCCAGCGCGCGCTGAAGTGGGGCTTGCCGCTCGTGCTCGGCGGCGCGCTCGGTAACCTCTCCGATCGCATCACGCGCTCGAGCGTCGTCGACTTCATCGACTACCACGCGCTGTGGATCGAGAAGATGAACGCCTTCATCGCCAAATACGCGAAGGGCTGGACGGTCACCGATCACTGGCCGACCTTCAACGTCGCCGACATCTTCATCTGCGTCGGCGTCGGGCTGATGGCCGTGGACATGGTGACCTCGCGGCGCAAGCCAGCGGCGTCGTCGAACGCGCCGCCTGGCGCACCGCCGCCGGCCCCGCCCGAAGAGCCCAAGGTCGCCGCGCCGCCGGCCCCGGAGGCCCCGGCCGCCGCGCCGCCGGGCAGCTGA
- a CDS encoding DEAD/DEAH box helicase: protein MPQAPWSEARGVDAVVAGWLASGTVRRCLAAERLIGESSGTGAPIPADLPPGLRHALGARGVSELYSHQAEAIAAARAGRHVVVATPTASGKSLCFHLPVIEALAQDPTASALFVYPTKALSRDQEHNLRELIGEAGLSMPATVYDGDTPGDARRVARERCRVLLTNPDMLHAGILPNHARWAGFLQGLRYVVLDELHTYRGVFGSHMAHVIARLRRVARFHGSEPTFVMATATIGNPAEHAARLIGVSPDDVVMVDRSGAPRASRHFFMYNPPIVNEELGIRASSLKRAVSLTADLVRARVPSIVFGPSRNSVEVMLKYLRAEVGDVAGPNAIMAYRGGYLPETRRAVEAGLRNGEILCVVATNALELGIDIGDLDAVVCVGYPGSVAATWQRFGRAGRRGTTSIALLVCSSDALDQYLARDPDYLLGSGAEEARIDPGNTEVLIQHLKCATFEAPFRISSAGARPAKPEPATGERYLTLDSEDTRSALEYLQSHGLVHESAGAFHWSGEAFPANNVSLRNIGWDNFVIIDVATDKSIAELDWRAAHTMLHEQAIYQHDAEQFQVERLDYDNHKAFVRKVAPDYFTTALTYRTVVVIEESTSRPFGAARIGLGDVKVEEKVTGYKKIKFFTHENAGYGDVFLPEMQLHTTSFWLTLPEALVVRLGAPRAAIVDGLRGVGRALELVSTLALMCDPRDIGQTLGDGGSPEEDRAPGRDPFSGRTGGFDPTVFLFDALPGGVGLAPRIYERADELLERARDLIDSCDCDAGCPACVGPTEEHGSRKEMSSKILAGLRGDAAAAKPVLAEVRGLPYFS, encoded by the coding sequence ATGCCCCAAGCACCCTGGTCCGAAGCCCGCGGCGTCGATGCAGTCGTCGCCGGCTGGCTGGCCTCCGGCACCGTGCGTCGCTGTCTCGCTGCCGAGCGGCTCATCGGCGAGAGCAGCGGGACCGGCGCGCCCATTCCCGCCGATCTGCCGCCGGGGCTCCGGCACGCGCTCGGCGCCCGCGGCGTCTCCGAGCTCTACTCGCACCAGGCCGAGGCCATCGCGGCGGCCCGCGCCGGCCGTCACGTCGTCGTCGCCACACCGACCGCGAGCGGCAAGAGCCTGTGCTTCCACCTGCCGGTGATCGAGGCGCTGGCCCAGGACCCGACCGCCAGCGCGTTGTTCGTCTACCCCACCAAGGCGCTGTCGCGCGATCAGGAGCACAACCTGCGCGAGCTGATCGGCGAGGCCGGCCTCAGCATGCCCGCCACCGTGTACGACGGTGACACGCCCGGCGACGCGCGCCGGGTCGCCCGCGAGCGCTGCCGCGTGCTCTTGACCAACCCGGACATGCTGCACGCCGGCATCCTGCCGAACCACGCGCGCTGGGCCGGCTTCCTCCAGGGGCTCCGCTACGTGGTGCTGGACGAGCTCCACACCTACCGCGGCGTGTTCGGCTCGCACATGGCCCACGTGATCGCGCGCCTCCGGCGCGTCGCGCGCTTCCACGGCTCCGAGCCCACCTTCGTGATGGCGACGGCGACCATCGGCAACCCGGCCGAGCACGCCGCGCGCCTGATCGGCGTGAGCCCGGACGACGTGGTGATGGTCGATCGCTCCGGGGCGCCGCGCGCAAGCCGGCATTTCTTCATGTACAACCCGCCCATCGTCAACGAGGAGCTGGGGATCCGGGCGAGCTCCCTCAAGCGGGCGGTGAGCCTGACGGCGGACCTGGTGCGGGCGCGCGTCCCCAGCATCGTGTTCGGGCCGTCGCGCAACAGCGTCGAGGTGATGCTGAAGTACCTGCGCGCAGAGGTCGGCGACGTCGCGGGACCCAACGCCATCATGGCCTATCGCGGCGGCTACCTGCCGGAGACGCGCCGCGCCGTCGAGGCGGGGCTGCGCAACGGGGAGATCCTGTGCGTGGTCGCCACCAACGCGCTCGAGCTCGGCATCGACATCGGCGATCTCGACGCGGTGGTGTGCGTCGGCTACCCGGGCTCCGTCGCCGCCACCTGGCAGCGCTTCGGCCGCGCGGGGCGCCGCGGCACCACCAGCATCGCGCTCCTGGTCTGCTCGAGCGACGCGCTCGACCAGTACCTGGCCCGAGATCCGGACTACCTCCTGGGCTCCGGCGCCGAAGAAGCGCGCATCGACCCGGGCAACACCGAGGTGCTGATCCAGCACCTGAAGTGCGCGACGTTCGAGGCGCCGTTCCGCATCAGCTCCGCCGGAGCGCGCCCCGCGAAGCCCGAGCCCGCCACGGGCGAGCGCTACCTGACCCTCGACAGCGAGGACACTCGCTCGGCGCTCGAGTACCTGCAGAGCCACGGCCTGGTGCACGAGTCCGCGGGGGCGTTCCACTGGTCCGGCGAGGCCTTCCCGGCCAACAACGTCTCCTTGCGCAACATCGGCTGGGACAACTTCGTGATCATCGACGTGGCCACGGACAAGAGCATCGCCGAGCTCGACTGGCGGGCCGCGCACACCATGCTGCACGAGCAGGCCATCTACCAGCACGACGCCGAGCAGTTTCAGGTCGAGCGCCTCGACTACGACAACCACAAGGCCTTCGTGCGCAAGGTCGCGCCCGACTATTTCACGACCGCCCTCACCTACCGCACCGTGGTCGTGATCGAAGAGAGCACGTCCAGACCCTTCGGCGCCGCGCGCATCGGCCTCGGCGACGTGAAGGTCGAGGAGAAGGTCACCGGCTACAAGAAGATCAAGTTCTTCACCCACGAGAACGCCGGCTACGGCGACGTCTTCTTGCCGGAGATGCAGCTGCACACCACGAGCTTCTGGCTCACCCTGCCGGAGGCGCTGGTCGTGCGGCTCGGGGCACCGCGCGCCGCCATCGTGGACGGCCTGCGCGGCGTGGGGCGCGCGCTCGAGCTGGTGAGCACGCTGGCCTTGATGTGCGATCCCCGCGACATCGGCCAGACGCTGGGCGACGGCGGCTCGCCGGAAGAGGACCGCGCGCCTGGGCGCGATCCGTTCTCCGGTCGAACCGGCGGCTTCGATCCCACGGTGTTCCTGTTCGACGCGCTGCCGGGCGGCGTCGGCCTGGCCCCGCGCATCTACGAGCGCGCCGACGAGCTGCTCGAGCGCGCGCGCGACTTGATCGACTCCTGCGACTGCGACGCCGGCTGTCCGGCCTGCGTGGGCCCGACGGAGGAGCACGGCTCGCGCAAGGAGATGAGCTCGAAGATCCTGGCGGGATTGCGCGGCGACGCGGCCGCTGCGAAGCCGGTCCTTGCGGAGGTCAGGGGCCTACCCTACTTTTCGTGA